In one Corallococcus sp. EGB genomic region, the following are encoded:
- a CDS encoding cation-transporting P-type ATPase — MVVFLMDGQSAPARVVRHATAARRLRLEVPNLQWNEALGERLERTFATWPGVEEVNAEPRTGRLLVRYAPEAPLLARLRQEPDAPPSPSRKARLPTQGRQPRPQEPWHAMTVDAVLARLDGSDHGLTSEEAARRLKRFGHNVMEEEARRSRLAMLGSQLATVPTALLLGSAGASVLAGDRLEATAILTVVGLNAGIGYRIERRNQELLASWQKLEAGAAQVLRGGILLTVAVAELVPGDVVLLRAGDVMPADMRVLEAHRLSADEAPLTGESEPQPKQAAPVDERAPLAERASLLFAGTTVASGHGRAMVVATGADTEMAHVRELVAQESAPSTPLTRKLGQLDRRVAVASVGAAALSAMVGLAHGRTGPQVLRGAVALGVAALPEGMPLVATAALVRAMQRLHARGMVVRRVSAAEALGGVTVICADKTGTLTRNEMRLEVLDVGDGALELSSLRLRPDAVLEDAPTLALALGLLNSDVDVHHRGKVLEVAGSSTEKALVSAAHDAGLDGARLRRDFPRRDLRERSEGIHYVVSVHHAPGDGVVAFIKGAPEQVLGMCERSTQGPLDARKREHLARRNDALAADGLRVLALAWRRLPGDEGAAPTDGYTFIGFVGLRDPLREGAAESVRQARGAGIRTVILTGDQPRTAEAIARQVGLEGDTLTPLELAEMLELPAGELAKRLDQTSVLARVTPEDKRKLVKALRARGAVVAMAGDGINDAPALQAADVGVAVGVRSSDMARAVADVVMANEDLRSIMSAVGEGRIVQDNLRRALRFLFATNLSEMALVLGAGLLGLQEPLTPLQLLWINLLTDTLPGIALALEPGDPAILDRPPAPPGLPLLSRPAVKRLVRDGVLMAGVGGVGMALGGPPLAFGTLTAVQLGYSAVCRAPREARHNVPEDGEWRLPAFVGGAAALHTAALTFPPLRRVLRLPAPTLLTFGGLALGLALPSLVGAAPAWGGQAVRRVRRREPRPAEPRPVMPPSSLLETSP; from the coding sequence ATGGTGGTGTTCCTCATGGACGGGCAGAGCGCGCCAGCGAGGGTGGTGCGCCACGCGACCGCTGCGCGCCGGCTGCGCCTGGAGGTCCCCAACCTGCAGTGGAACGAAGCCCTCGGCGAGCGGCTGGAGCGCACCTTCGCCACCTGGCCCGGAGTCGAAGAGGTGAACGCGGAGCCTCGCACCGGACGGCTGCTGGTGCGCTACGCGCCGGAGGCCCCGCTGCTGGCGCGGCTGCGCCAGGAACCCGACGCCCCTCCCTCCCCATCGCGCAAGGCCCGCCTCCCGACGCAAGGCCGACAGCCGCGCCCCCAGGAGCCATGGCACGCGATGACGGTGGACGCGGTGCTGGCCCGGCTGGACGGCTCGGACCACGGGCTCACCTCGGAGGAGGCGGCGCGGCGGCTCAAGCGCTTTGGGCACAATGTCATGGAGGAGGAGGCGCGGCGCTCGCGCCTGGCCATGCTGGGCTCGCAGCTGGCCACCGTGCCCACGGCGCTGCTGCTGGGCTCGGCGGGGGCCTCGGTGCTGGCGGGAGACAGGCTGGAGGCGACGGCCATCCTCACGGTGGTGGGGCTCAACGCGGGCATCGGCTACCGCATCGAGCGCCGCAACCAGGAGCTGCTCGCCTCGTGGCAGAAGCTGGAGGCGGGCGCGGCGCAGGTGCTGCGCGGCGGCATCCTCCTCACGGTGGCGGTGGCGGAGCTCGTGCCGGGGGACGTGGTGCTGCTGCGCGCCGGGGACGTGATGCCCGCGGACATGCGCGTGCTGGAGGCGCACCGGCTCTCCGCGGACGAGGCGCCCCTCACCGGCGAGAGCGAGCCGCAACCCAAGCAGGCCGCGCCGGTGGATGAGCGGGCGCCGCTGGCGGAGCGGGCCTCGCTGCTGTTCGCGGGAACCACGGTGGCGTCGGGCCATGGGCGCGCCATGGTGGTGGCCACCGGAGCGGACACGGAGATGGCGCACGTGCGGGAGCTGGTGGCGCAGGAGTCCGCGCCGTCCACGCCGCTGACCCGCAAGCTGGGCCAGCTGGACCGGCGCGTGGCGGTGGCCTCCGTGGGCGCGGCGGCGCTGTCCGCCATGGTGGGACTGGCGCACGGCCGCACCGGGCCCCAGGTGCTGCGCGGCGCGGTGGCGCTGGGCGTGGCGGCACTCCCCGAGGGCATGCCCCTGGTGGCGACCGCGGCGCTGGTGCGCGCCATGCAGCGGCTGCACGCGCGCGGCATGGTGGTGCGGCGCGTGTCGGCGGCCGAGGCGCTCGGAGGCGTCACCGTCATCTGCGCGGACAAGACGGGCACCCTCACGCGCAACGAGATGCGGCTGGAGGTGCTGGACGTGGGGGATGGCGCCCTGGAGCTGTCCTCGCTGCGCCTGCGCCCCGATGCCGTGCTGGAGGATGCACCCACGCTGGCGCTGGCGCTGGGACTGCTCAACAGCGACGTGGACGTCCACCACCGCGGCAAGGTTCTGGAGGTGGCCGGCAGCTCCACGGAGAAGGCGCTGGTGTCCGCCGCGCACGACGCGGGGCTGGACGGGGCCAGGCTGCGCCGCGACTTTCCCCGCCGCGACCTCCGCGAGCGCTCCGAGGGCATCCACTACGTGGTGAGCGTCCACCATGCGCCCGGCGATGGCGTGGTGGCCTTCATCAAGGGCGCCCCCGAGCAGGTCCTGGGCATGTGCGAACGGAGCACGCAAGGCCCGTTGGACGCGCGGAAGCGGGAGCACCTGGCGAGGCGCAACGACGCGCTGGCGGCGGACGGGCTGCGCGTGCTGGCGCTGGCCTGGCGGCGGCTCCCCGGGGACGAAGGCGCCGCGCCGACGGATGGCTACACCTTCATCGGGTTCGTGGGCCTGAGGGACCCGCTCCGCGAGGGCGCGGCGGAGTCCGTGCGCCAGGCGCGGGGCGCGGGCATCCGCACGGTGATCCTCACCGGAGACCAGCCCCGCACGGCCGAGGCCATTGCCCGGCAGGTGGGCCTGGAAGGCGACACCCTCACCCCGCTCGAGCTGGCGGAGATGCTCGAGCTGCCGGCCGGGGAGCTCGCGAAGAGGCTCGACCAGACCTCGGTGCTGGCGCGCGTGACGCCGGAGGACAAGCGCAAGCTGGTGAAGGCCCTGCGCGCGCGGGGCGCGGTCGTGGCCATGGCGGGAGACGGCATCAACGACGCCCCGGCGCTCCAGGCGGCGGACGTGGGCGTGGCGGTGGGTGTGCGCTCCAGCGACATGGCGCGCGCGGTGGCCGACGTGGTGATGGCCAACGAGGACCTGCGCAGCATCATGTCCGCGGTGGGCGAAGGCCGCATCGTCCAGGACAACCTGCGCCGCGCGCTGCGCTTCCTCTTCGCCACCAACCTTTCGGAGATGGCGCTGGTGCTGGGCGCGGGCCTGCTGGGGCTGCAGGAGCCGCTCACGCCGCTGCAGCTGCTGTGGATCAACCTCCTCACGGACACCCTGCCGGGCATCGCCCTGGCGCTGGAGCCGGGAGACCCGGCCATCCTCGACCGGCCCCCCGCGCCGCCAGGGCTGCCGCTGCTCTCGCGGCCGGCGGTGAAGCGCCTGGTGCGGGATGGAGTGCTGATGGCGGGCGTCGGAGGGGTGGGGATGGCGCTGGGAGGCCCGCCGCTGGCGTTCGGGACGCTCACCGCGGTGCAGCTCGGCTACTCGGCCGTGTGCCGGGCGCCACGGGAGGCGCGGCACAATGTCCCCGAGGACGGCGAGTGGCGCCTGCCCGCCTTCGTCGGCGGGGCCGCGGCCCTGCACACGGCGGCGCTCACCTTCCCGCCGCTGCGGCGGGTGCTGCGACTGCCAGCGCCCACGCTGCTGACGTTCGGCGGGCTGGCGTTGGGCCTCGCCCTGCCGTCCCTGGTGGGCGCGGCGCCCGCGTGGGGTGGCCAGGCGGTGCGCCGGGTGCGCCGCCGCGAGCCACGGCCTGCCGAGCCACGACCTGTGATGCCCCCCTCTTCCCTTCTGGAGACATCCCCATGA
- a CDS encoding HMA2 domain-containing protein yields MLRIIYVIHASPGRTRLRLPWLRHDAKQAASLADALLQLKGMKEVQVRPFTGSVLCLHDPRDPDVERVLEAVRLHTGVDTVVHPGEEPPEEEQELLRSLAEGSGVARAASLFVKGVNLDVLRATEGRMDLGVLATLGFAAAGAVEVAAKGKLAAPPWFSLGWWAFRTFVTMETVAIRNTPVRMRHDGNGDAMPPPVPESVD; encoded by the coding sequence ATGCTGCGGATCATCTACGTCATCCATGCCTCGCCGGGACGCACGCGCCTGCGGCTGCCATGGCTGCGGCACGACGCGAAGCAGGCCGCGTCACTGGCGGACGCGCTCCTGCAGTTGAAGGGCATGAAGGAGGTGCAGGTGCGTCCCTTCACGGGCAGCGTGCTGTGCCTCCACGACCCGAGGGACCCGGACGTCGAGCGCGTGCTGGAGGCGGTGCGCCTGCACACCGGCGTGGACACGGTGGTCCACCCCGGCGAGGAGCCGCCCGAGGAGGAGCAGGAGCTGCTGCGCTCCCTCGCCGAGGGCAGCGGCGTGGCGCGAGCGGCCAGCCTGTTCGTCAAGGGCGTCAACCTGGACGTCCTGCGCGCCACCGAGGGACGCATGGACCTGGGCGTGCTGGCGACGCTGGGCTTCGCGGCGGCGGGAGCGGTGGAGGTGGCCGCGAAGGGGAAGCTGGCCGCTCCACCGTGGTTCAGCCTGGGCTGGTGGGCCTTCCGCACCTTCGTCACCATGGAGACCGTGGCCATCCGGAACACCCCGGTCCGGATGCGCCACGATGGCAATGGCGACGCCATGCCCCCGCCTGTTCCGGAGAGCGTGGACTGA
- a CDS encoding aldehyde dehydrogenase family protein, whose amino-acid sequence MLNTEVVGEPLRHLESRRLLAEARRAVPEAFDAQGRLLSPVAGRWIHPPAWFKAISPIDGRVLAELPLLGASQVEESVEQAAAEFAPWAARPLDERARRVTEAVVQLHAHRDLLVRLLAWDIGKTLPTASNDVDRCLAGIAWYLEQMGRMMDGRKPLGLISNIASWNYPFSVLLLNVLVQSLAGNSVIAKIPTQGGGASLTVAFALLRRAGLPVSLVGGRGRDLSEALVGHPRIAGVAFIGGRANGGEVHRRLRSTNKRYALEMEGVNAYAITHFTDWDGLAAQIRAGFDFGKQRCTAYTRWVVEQSLVPKFVRTYVDAVSALRVGNPVLGSHVDFGPLISSSKAEELRSLIAQVREQGAAVLHEGELAEDAFAASQERGAYLAPVLLFGVPQDSELYLREPFGPVDVLVSVDSEEDLVREANVSNGALVASVATDEPELARRIASRLHAFKVGINGLRSRGDREESFGGKGGSWAGAFVGGTHLVRAFTDGPHPLEGNWPE is encoded by the coding sequence GTGCTGAATACCGAAGTCGTTGGCGAGCCCCTGCGTCACCTGGAAAGCCGTCGTCTGCTTGCCGAGGCCCGAAGGGCTGTTCCGGAAGCCTTCGACGCCCAGGGCCGGCTGCTCTCTCCTGTCGCGGGGCGGTGGATCCACCCGCCCGCCTGGTTCAAGGCCATCTCGCCCATCGACGGCCGCGTCCTCGCGGAGCTGCCCCTGCTGGGGGCCTCCCAGGTCGAGGAGAGCGTCGAGCAGGCCGCGGCGGAGTTCGCCCCCTGGGCCGCCCGTCCGCTCGATGAGCGCGCCCGGAGGGTCACGGAGGCGGTGGTGCAGCTGCATGCGCACCGCGACCTGCTCGTCCGGCTCCTGGCGTGGGACATTGGCAAGACGCTGCCCACGGCCTCCAACGACGTGGACCGCTGTCTCGCCGGCATCGCCTGGTACCTGGAGCAGATGGGGCGGATGATGGATGGCCGCAAGCCGCTCGGCCTGATCTCGAACATCGCGTCCTGGAACTATCCGTTCTCCGTCCTGCTGCTCAACGTGCTCGTGCAATCGCTCGCGGGCAACTCCGTCATCGCGAAGATTCCGACCCAGGGGGGCGGTGCCTCCCTCACGGTGGCCTTCGCCTTGCTGCGCCGCGCGGGCCTTCCCGTCTCGCTTGTCGGCGGGCGCGGCAGGGACCTCTCCGAGGCGCTCGTCGGCCATCCCCGCATCGCGGGCGTCGCGTTCATTGGCGGCCGCGCCAACGGCGGCGAGGTCCACCGCCGCCTGCGCAGCACGAACAAGCGCTACGCGTTGGAGATGGAGGGCGTGAACGCCTACGCCATCACGCACTTCACGGACTGGGACGGGCTCGCCGCACAGATTCGCGCGGGCTTCGACTTCGGCAAGCAGCGCTGCACGGCCTACACCCGCTGGGTCGTGGAACAGTCGCTCGTCCCCAAGTTCGTCCGGACGTATGTGGATGCCGTCTCGGCGTTGCGCGTGGGCAATCCGGTCCTGGGTTCGCACGTGGACTTCGGGCCCCTCATCTCCTCCAGCAAGGCCGAGGAGCTCCGCTCCCTCATCGCCCAGGTGCGCGAGCAGGGCGCGGCGGTGCTGCATGAGGGCGAGCTCGCGGAGGACGCCTTCGCCGCGAGCCAGGAGCGGGGTGCATACCTGGCGCCCGTCCTGCTCTTCGGCGTCCCCCAGGACAGTGAGCTCTATCTGCGCGAGCCCTTCGGTCCCGTCGACGTCCTGGTGTCGGTGGACTCCGAGGAGGACCTGGTGCGGGAGGCCAACGTCTCCAACGGCGCGCTCGTGGCCTCGGTGGCGACGGACGAGCCGGAGCTTGCCCGGCGCATCGCCTCGCGACTCCATGCCTTCAAGGTCGGCATCAACGGACTGCGCTCGCGGGGAGACCGCGAGGAGTCCTTCGGCGGCAAGGGCGGCTCATGGGCGGGCGCCTTCGTTGGCGGCACGCATCTGGTGCGCGCCTTCACCGACGGCCCCCATCCCCTGGAGGGCAACTGGCCGGAGTGA
- a CDS encoding S46 family peptidase → MGRPCCSLSALLKAQDGSAWDEVARAQEGLRRTHDAYRMPEGDSGPAQSKRPRMLRRIRWYSGSPMFNQDAELTGVVFDSNIHSLGGEYGFDARRNRTIGVDSTALLEALDKVYGASRPLEEVRAARGKWAPMQ, encoded by the coding sequence GTGGGGAGGCCGTGCTGCTCTCTTTCCGCGCTGCTGAAGGCGCAGGACGGCTCGGCCTGGGACGAGGTGGCCCGCGCGCAGGAGGGGCTGCGCCGCACCCACGACGCGTACCGCATGCCGGAGGGCGACTCAGGCCCCGCTCAATCCAAGCGGCCCCGGATGCTTCGTCGGATCCGATGGTACTCCGGCTCGCCCATGTTCAACCAGGACGCGGAGCTGACGGGCGTGGTGTTCGATAGCAACATCCACTCGCTCGGCGGCGAGTACGGCTTCGACGCGCGCCGAAACCGCACCATCGGAGTGGACAGCACGGCCCTGCTGGAGGCGCTGGACAAGGTGTACGGCGCGTCCAGGCCGCTGGAAGAGGTGCGAGCCGCGCGGGGAAAGTGGGCCCCGATGCAATGA
- a CDS encoding zinc-binding dehydrogenase translates to MRARVLPRFGEPELFEARDVPVPTPGPGQVLVRVIATILGFSGDISSAFDPRNPALHGVFLTRERRQMEEMTVLIENKQMRPLVERVLPLEQVAEAHRQLDSGHGRGRIVRSVSRK, encoded by the coding sequence ATGCGCGCCAGGGTCCTCCCCCGCTTCGGCGAACCTGAGCTGTTCGAAGCTCGCGACGTCCCGGTTCCAACGCCTGGCCCCGGCCAGGTGCTCGTCCGGGTGATTGCCACCATCCTCGGCTTCAGTGGCGACATCTCCTCCGCCTTCGACCCTCGCAACCCCGCCCTGCACGGTGTCTTCCTCACGCGCGAGCGGCGCCAGATGGAGGAGATGACCGTGCTCATCGAGAACAAGCAGATGCGTCCGCTCGTCGAGCGCGTGCTGCCGCTGGAGCAGGTCGCAGAGGCCCACCGTCAGCTCGACTCAGGACATGGACGCGGGAGGATCGTGCGGTCCGTGTCGAGGAAGTAG
- a CDS encoding DUF418 domain-containing protein: MPPVGSEASHPSAEAGPVDSSERLALLDTLRGFALCGVFISNVMAWFSGMAFQPREEVLAAMNTASLPDTIAWQAFVMFVGGKFITLFSFLFGLGFAVQLGRAEARGASITPLYVRRLGIMLVMGLSHLFIIWYGDILSTYAVLGFGLLLFRGRSDRTLLISAVLLTLGGSVVGVVIARLPQLMAATPEAGAAIVKAATEKSAAIKAQTLAAYMSGSWLDVTKATFHFVVRDYAPLLLAILLPTFGRFLVGLLAGRRRMFHDVPQHLRLFRRLLGWGFVAGVIGSGSGLVLQQLMVKQVFTPETLPTWVPFVMAPLRQLGDLGFAAVYVSGITLLFQRATWQRVLGLLAPVGRMALTNYLSQSMISVLFFYGYGLGFITKLGPAACVAYCLTVYGVQVVGSHVWLSRFRFGPAEWVWRSLTYGKAQPMRRDDAAGQRTTAPA, encoded by the coding sequence ATGCCCCCAGTCGGCTCCGAAGCATCACATCCCAGCGCCGAGGCCGGTCCCGTGGATTCCAGCGAGCGATTGGCGTTGCTCGACACGCTACGAGGGTTCGCCCTGTGCGGCGTGTTCATCTCCAATGTGATGGCGTGGTTCAGCGGCATGGCCTTTCAGCCCCGAGAGGAGGTCCTCGCGGCGATGAACACAGCGTCGCTCCCCGACACCATCGCCTGGCAGGCGTTCGTGATGTTCGTGGGCGGGAAGTTCATCACCCTCTTCTCGTTCCTCTTCGGCCTCGGCTTCGCGGTGCAGCTGGGCCGCGCCGAGGCGCGAGGGGCCTCCATCACGCCTCTCTATGTCCGGCGGCTGGGGATCATGCTGGTGATGGGGCTCTCCCACCTGTTCATCATCTGGTACGGAGACATCCTCAGCACCTACGCGGTGCTGGGATTCGGCCTGCTCCTGTTCCGGGGGCGCTCGGACCGGACGCTGCTCATCAGCGCCGTGCTGCTCACCCTGGGGGGCTCCGTCGTCGGTGTGGTCATCGCGAGGCTCCCGCAGTTGATGGCGGCCACGCCGGAGGCCGGCGCGGCCATCGTCAAGGCGGCGACGGAGAAGTCCGCGGCCATCAAGGCGCAGACGCTGGCGGCCTACATGAGCGGGAGCTGGCTGGACGTGACGAAGGCGACCTTTCACTTCGTCGTTCGCGACTACGCGCCGCTGCTGCTGGCCATCCTGCTCCCGACGTTTGGCCGGTTCCTGGTGGGCCTCCTGGCGGGTCGGCGCCGCATGTTCCACGACGTCCCCCAGCACCTGCGGCTGTTCCGCCGGCTCCTCGGGTGGGGGTTCGTGGCCGGAGTGATTGGCAGCGGCAGCGGCCTGGTGCTGCAGCAGCTCATGGTGAAGCAGGTCTTCACCCCGGAGACGCTGCCAACGTGGGTGCCCTTCGTCATGGCGCCGCTGCGGCAGCTGGGTGACCTGGGCTTCGCGGCCGTCTACGTGTCTGGCATCACCCTGCTCTTCCAACGCGCCACGTGGCAGCGGGTGCTGGGCCTGCTCGCGCCGGTGGGGCGCATGGCGCTGACGAACTACCTGTCACAGTCCATGATCAGCGTGCTGTTCTTCTATGGGTATGGATTGGGCTTCATCACGAAGCTGGGCCCCGCGGCGTGCGTGGCGTACTGCCTGACCGTCTATGGCGTCCAGGTGGTGGGGAGCCACGTGTGGCTGTCGAGGTTCCGCTTCGGTCCCGCGGAGTGGGTGTGGCGGTCGCTGACGTATGGAAAGGCCCAGCCGATGCGCCGGGATGACGCCGCGGGCCAGCGCACGACGGCTCCGGCGTAG
- a CDS encoding SDR family oxidoreductase — MSTTATRNQTLRGQTVVVIGGSAGIGLETARRAHEEGAAVVLTARNPERLRSVGLELGARTAAFDATDFEQLGRFFAELPKPIDHVMVTGPGPYYAPVAELDFDKARHSVEAHLFLPLQVARHAMGRVRPGGTLLFMGGTGGRRPAAGALITALTAALPALTKNLALELAPIRVNLLAAGFVDTPLSATLMGEQLDARREQLRTALPIRRVVGPADIAALAVHLMTNTAVTGATLDIDGGQQLVEG, encoded by the coding sequence ATGAGCACCACCGCGACCCGGAATCAAACGCTGCGCGGGCAAACCGTGGTCGTCATCGGAGGCAGCGCGGGCATCGGGCTCGAGACGGCCCGGCGTGCGCACGAGGAGGGAGCCGCCGTGGTCCTCACCGCGCGTAACCCGGAGCGTCTGCGCTCCGTCGGCCTCGAGCTCGGAGCCCGCACCGCGGCCTTCGACGCGACCGACTTCGAGCAGCTCGGGAGGTTCTTTGCCGAGCTGCCCAAGCCGATTGACCACGTGATGGTCACCGGCCCCGGTCCCTACTACGCGCCGGTAGCGGAACTCGACTTCGACAAGGCACGCCACAGTGTCGAAGCGCATCTCTTCTTGCCGCTGCAGGTCGCCAGGCACGCGATGGGCAGGGTTCGCCCGGGAGGAACCCTGCTCTTCATGGGCGGCACGGGCGGCCGCCGTCCGGCCGCCGGCGCGCTCATCACGGCGCTCACGGCCGCCCTTCCCGCGTTGACGAAGAACCTCGCGCTCGAGCTCGCGCCCATCCGGGTGAACCTGCTCGCGGCAGGGTTCGTGGACACGCCGCTGTCGGCCACGCTCATGGGCGAGCAGTTGGACGCGCGTCGCGAGCAACTCCGCACGGCGCTGCCGATCCGGCGCGTCGTCGGTCCGGCCGACATCGCCGCACTGGCCGTCCATCTCATGACGAACACAGCGGTCACCGGCGCGACCCTCGACATCGACGGAGGCCAGCAGCTCGTCGAGGGATAA
- a CDS encoding alpha/beta fold hydrolase: protein MNAQRFTSQNVRRLGLLCAAWTLLAAGAIPSRAVASEDVGEARCRRKPTIVLVHGAFADTSSWAAVTPRLQRQGYTVYAFANPLRSILGDAEYLRYFLGTLTGPIVLVGHSYGGATITTAATGNPNVKSLVYIAAYALDDGETITEANALGGGHSELSEHLILRPLPGSGTSDADAYVDPAFFQELFAADIPDTDAAVAAASQRPAAVSVFDEPSGPPAWKTLPSWYLVAHDDNAIPPVAERFMARRAHAHTFEIRSSHVAMLSHPDVVTQLIVKAAGCR from the coding sequence ATGAACGCTCAGCGCTTCACCTCACAGAACGTACGACGGCTGGGCCTGCTCTGTGCCGCCTGGACGCTGTTGGCGGCCGGCGCCATTCCCTCCCGGGCCGTTGCCTCCGAAGACGTCGGGGAGGCACGCTGTCGCCGCAAGCCCACCATCGTCCTTGTCCACGGCGCTTTCGCAGATACCTCCAGTTGGGCTGCGGTGACCCCGCGGTTGCAGAGGCAGGGCTATACGGTCTACGCGTTCGCCAATCCCTTGCGCAGCATCTTGGGCGACGCGGAGTACCTGCGGTACTTCCTGGGGACCCTCACCGGGCCCATCGTGCTGGTCGGCCACTCCTACGGCGGAGCCACCATCACGACTGCGGCCACTGGGAACCCGAATGTGAAATCGCTCGTGTACATCGCCGCCTATGCACTCGATGACGGTGAGACCATCACGGAGGCCAACGCCCTTGGCGGCGGTCATTCCGAGCTCAGCGAGCACCTCATCTTGCGCCCGCTCCCTGGGAGCGGAACGTCGGACGCCGATGCATATGTCGACCCCGCCTTCTTCCAGGAACTCTTCGCGGCGGATATCCCTGACACGGACGCGGCGGTGGCGGCCGCCAGTCAGCGTCCGGCCGCCGTCTCCGTGTTCGACGAACCCTCCGGCCCTCCGGCGTGGAAGACCCTTCCGTCCTGGTACCTGGTCGCCCATGACGACAACGCCATTCCGCCCGTCGCCGAACGCTTCATGGCCCGGCGTGCTCACGCCCATACCTTCGAGATCCGCAGCTCACATGTCGCGATGCTCAGCCACCCCGATGTCGTCACCCAGCTGATTGTCAAAGCGGCTGGCTGCCGCTGA
- a CDS encoding sterol desaturase family protein, which yields MSNLPVDFLFDWFHRFGHRTNIGWAAQSPHHSTEEFNYAVALRASVTQRLFSFLIYWPPALVGFPPQAVLAMVAFHLVLQLIPIRGSSPSFRGGGSRG from the coding sequence CTGAGCAACCTCCCAGTCGACTTCCTTTTCGACTGGTTCCACCGCTTCGGGCACCGCACCAACATTGGCTGGGCGGCCCAGTCGCCGCACCATTCCACCGAGGAGTTCAATTACGCGGTGGCCTTGCGCGCGAGCGTGACGCAGCGCCTCTTCTCGTTCCTCATCTATTGGCCACCGGCGCTGGTGGGCTTCCCGCCGCAGGCGGTGCTGGCGATGGTCGCCTTCCACCTGGTGCTCCAGCTCATCCCCATACGCGGGTCATCCCCAAGCTTCCGGGGTGGGGGGAGTCGTGGCTGA
- a CDS encoding serine hydrolase domain-containing protein, translated as MRRFLSRLVLTAILFSPGGAALAAEGTKKPATQWLASPDQAARAARVEAGLAPVVIEGEKPQSLTLPQWMALYRIPGLSIAVFDKHSIVWARTYGVREAGGSEPVTLETLFQAGSISKPVTALAALHFAEAGRWSLDENINDRLRSWNVPENDFTKEQKVTLRRLLSHSAGTTVHGFPGYAVDAPMPTLVQVLEGVAPANTAPVRVDLVPGTKTRYSGGGTSIVQLMMVDQLQKPFPQVMRETVLKPLGMSSSSYEQPLPPALAARTATGTYPSGKSVAGRWHVYPEMAAAGLWTTPSDLARVALEVSNAKAGKSKRVLSQAMTQQMLTRQSEWFGLGFQVEPGTDRFWHGGSDEGFQAAFMAFSDTGSGVVVMANSDNGFLLFDRLIASVAAEYGWTAFKPEPMSPSAQADVLMRLKGVDTALAWYTAKHREGMKGLEPGHLNQLGYRLLGDGKGAEAVRVFEANVKLFPTDANAYDSLGEAQLQLGQKEEAIANYRKSLALDAGNANAVKVLEKLGVTTGK; from the coding sequence ATGCGTCGCTTCCTGTCCCGCCTCGTGCTCACGGCCATCCTGTTCAGCCCGGGAGGTGCAGCCCTCGCGGCGGAGGGGACAAAGAAGCCCGCCACGCAATGGTTGGCCAGCCCTGACCAGGCGGCCCGCGCGGCGCGAGTGGAGGCGGGGCTGGCCCCGGTCGTCATCGAAGGCGAGAAACCCCAGAGCCTGACGCTCCCGCAGTGGATGGCGCTGTACCGGATCCCCGGGCTGAGCATCGCCGTCTTCGACAAGCATTCCATCGTCTGGGCCAGGACCTATGGCGTGAGGGAGGCGGGTGGCTCGGAGCCCGTCACCCTGGAGACGCTGTTCCAGGCCGGCTCCATCAGCAAGCCGGTGACGGCCCTGGCGGCGCTGCACTTCGCCGAGGCCGGCAGATGGTCGCTCGATGAGAACATCAATGACAGGCTGCGCTCGTGGAATGTCCCCGAGAACGACTTCACGAAGGAGCAGAAGGTCACCCTGCGCCGGCTGCTCAGCCACAGCGCGGGGACGACCGTGCATGGCTTCCCCGGGTACGCCGTCGACGCGCCCATGCCCACGCTGGTGCAGGTGCTGGAGGGCGTGGCGCCCGCGAACACCGCGCCGGTGCGCGTCGACCTCGTCCCCGGTACGAAGACGCGCTACAGCGGCGGTGGCACGTCCATCGTCCAGCTGATGATGGTGGATCAGCTCCAGAAGCCGTTCCCCCAGGTCATGCGGGAAACAGTGCTGAAGCCGCTTGGCATGAGCAGCAGTTCCTACGAGCAGCCGCTGCCTCCAGCCCTCGCCGCCAGGACGGCGACCGGGACGTACCCCAGCGGGAAGAGCGTCGCGGGCCGCTGGCACGTGTACCCGGAGATGGCCGCGGCCGGACTTTGGACCACGCCATCCGACCTCGCGCGAGTCGCCCTCGAGGTGTCCAACGCGAAAGCGGGGAAGTCCAAGCGCGTGCTGTCGCAAGCGATGACGCAGCAGATGCTGACACGGCAGTCGGAGTGGTTCGGGCTGGGCTTCCAGGTGGAGCCCGGCACCGACCGCTTCTGGCACGGAGGGTCGGACGAAGGGTTCCAGGCCGCGTTCATGGCCTTCAGTGACACGGGCAGCGGCGTGGTCGTCATGGCCAACTCCGACAACGGCTTCCTGCTCTTCGACCGACTCATCGCCAGCGTGGCGGCCGAGTATGGCTGGACCGCGTTCAAGCCCGAGCCCATGTCACCGTCCGCCCAGGCGGATGTGCTCATGAGGCTCAAGGGCGTCGACACCGCGCTCGCCTGGTACACCGCGAAGCATCGCGAGGGCATGAAGGGACTGGAGCCGGGGCACCTGAACCAGCTCGGCTACCGGTTGCTGGGAGACGGCAAGGGCGCGGAAGCGGTGCGGGTGTTCGAAGCGAACGTGAAGCTCTTCCCCACGGATGCGAATGCCTACGACAGCCTGGGCGAGGCACAGCTCCAACTGGGACAGAAGGAGGAGGCCATCGCGAACTACAGGAAGTCACTCGCACTGGACGCGGGGAATGCCAATGCGGTGAAGGTCCTCGAGAAGCTTGGCGTGACCACCGGGAAGTGA